The following coding sequences lie in one Lolium perenne isolate Kyuss_39 chromosome 2, Kyuss_2.0, whole genome shotgun sequence genomic window:
- the LOC127335707 gene encoding thioredoxin M2, chloroplastic — translation MASAVSLAASPSPLAPASSPVRTLRHGHAALPSARGPRSPALRAVSGNGRGASAVVRAVQGQDTTIQVPDVTKATWQSLVMESELPVLVEFWASWCGPCKMIDPIVGKLSKEYEGKLKCYKLNTDENPDIASQYGVRSIPTMMMFKNGEKKDAVIGAVPESTLVTCVEKFTER, via the exons ATGGCCTCCGCCGTCTCCCTCGCCGCGTCGCCCTCGCCCCTCGCCCCCGCCAGCTCGCCCGTGCGGACcctccgccacggccacgccGCGCTCCCGTCCGCCCGCGGCCCGCGGTCCCCGGCCCTCCGCGCGGTCTCCGGGAACGGCCGTGGCGCGTCGGCGGTGGTGCGCGCGGTCCAGGGCCAGGACACCACCATCCAAG TTCCTGATGTCACGAAGGCAACATGGCAGTCACTTGTTATGGAGAGCGAGCTTCCTGTCCTCGTTGAGTTCTGGGCCTCCTGGTGTGGACCGTGCAAAATGATCGACCCAATTGTCGGCAAGCTGTCAAAGGAGTATGAAGGGAAGCTGAAATGCTACAAGCTCAACACCGACGAGAACCCAGACATAGCAAGCCAGTACGGCGTCCGGAGCATCCCGACCATGATGATGTTCAAGAACGGTGAGAAAAAGGACGCGGTGATCGGAGCAGTGCCCGAAAGCACACTGGTCACATGCGTGGAGAAGTTCACCGAGAGGTAA